A window of Raineyella sp. W15-4 contains these coding sequences:
- a CDS encoding NADH:flavin oxidoreductase/NADH oxidase: MSQLFTPLTLRGTTLPNRVWMSPMCMYSAASSGASAGCPTDFHLQHLASRAAGGAGLVMVESTGVLPVGRISPWDLGLWNDAQADAFAPIVDLCHRLGAMVGIQLNHAGRKAGTWQPWAGVGTLPAQQGGWVPVAPSALAFDEQHATPRAMTAADIVSVIEGFRSAARRALEAGFDTVEIHGAHGYLLHQFCSPLTNRRADDWGGSFEGRVRLPLAVVDAVRDEVGPDVPVLYRVSATDWFAESGIEEDSWTLEQTRSFAGLLEEHGVDLIDVSTGGVSPRSRPTTVGPGYQVRFAEGIREVVGIPVSTVGIIVDADQAEGVLVEGRADAVMVARELLRDPYAPARWQAHLDGGPSRFPVQYRRALPFR; this comes from the coding sequence ATGTCGCAACTGTTCACGCCGCTGACCCTGCGGGGTACGACCCTCCCGAACCGGGTCTGGATGTCCCCGATGTGCATGTACTCCGCGGCGTCCTCCGGTGCCTCGGCGGGCTGCCCGACGGACTTCCACCTGCAGCATCTCGCCTCCCGGGCTGCCGGCGGAGCGGGCCTGGTGATGGTGGAGTCGACCGGCGTGCTGCCGGTGGGGCGGATCTCGCCGTGGGACCTCGGGCTGTGGAACGACGCGCAGGCGGATGCGTTCGCGCCGATCGTCGACCTGTGCCACCGGCTCGGCGCGATGGTCGGCATCCAACTGAACCATGCCGGCCGCAAGGCCGGCACCTGGCAGCCGTGGGCCGGCGTCGGCACGCTGCCGGCGCAGCAGGGTGGCTGGGTCCCTGTTGCCCCGAGCGCCCTCGCCTTCGACGAACAGCACGCCACCCCGCGGGCGATGACCGCCGCCGACATCGTCTCGGTGATCGAGGGCTTCCGGTCCGCGGCCCGCCGCGCGCTGGAGGCGGGCTTCGACACCGTCGAGATCCACGGCGCCCACGGCTACCTGCTGCATCAGTTCTGCTCCCCGCTCACCAACCGGCGGGCCGACGACTGGGGCGGCTCCTTCGAGGGCCGGGTCCGGCTGCCGCTGGCCGTCGTCGACGCGGTCCGCGACGAGGTCGGCCCCGACGTCCCGGTGCTCTACCGGGTCTCGGCCACCGACTGGTTCGCCGAGAGCGGCATTGAGGAGGACAGCTGGACGCTGGAGCAGACCCGCAGCTTCGCCGGACTGCTGGAGGAGCACGGGGTGGACCTGATCGACGTGTCCACCGGCGGTGTCTCACCGCGGTCCCGGCCGACGACGGTCGGGCCCGGCTACCAGGTGCGATTCGCCGAGGGGATCCGGGAGGTGGTCGGGATCCCGGTCAGCACGGTCGGGATCATCGTCGACGCCGACCAGGCCGAGGGGGTCCTGGTCGAGGGCCGGGCGGACGCCGTGATGGTCGCCCGGGAGCTGCTCCGCGACCCGTACGCGCCGGCCCGCTGGCAGGCGCACCTGGACGGCGGGCCGAGCCGGTTCCCGGTCCAGTACCGCCGGGCGCTGCCGTTCCGCTGA
- a CDS encoding isochorismate synthase — protein sequence MQPASLPPVPRLRAVTTPLDDPGPLQDFLPAAGASAWFHREATGAGGGEPREDGVIGLGVAARCEVDSLAEADAWWRAVVAAMPDPGPDDLPSGVGPLAFGSFTFDRDHTARRSVLVVPAMVLGSRDGRHWMTRIAPADRPLPEPALPPRAPSPVGPGEVSWSDGAMSGPEWEEAVATAVRRIDGGGLQKVVLARDVVATTVDRIDPRWLVERLGPRYPRCWTFWVDDMVGATPEMLVRVDQGLVTSRVLAGTIWRGAMGPKRRTVGETGHRGVEDTLSSRAIAEVLSQSEKNLGEHALAVESVARALAPYSTSMNVPETPYVLELPNVMHLATDVNAAVRPGTTALALAAALHPSAAVCGTPTDAARATIAEIEGLDRGRYSGPVGWIDAHGNGEWAIALRCGRLLPDGRSIELFAGCGIVADSEPANELAESNAKLVPMRDALEEQRD from the coding sequence ATGCAGCCCGCCTCGCTCCCGCCCGTCCCCCGCCTGCGCGCGGTCACCACCCCGCTCGACGACCCGGGCCCCCTGCAGGACTTCCTCCCGGCCGCCGGGGCGAGCGCCTGGTTCCATCGCGAGGCCACCGGCGCGGGCGGCGGGGAGCCTCGCGAGGACGGCGTGATCGGGCTCGGCGTGGCCGCCCGGTGCGAGGTGGACTCGTTGGCCGAGGCCGATGCCTGGTGGCGGGCGGTGGTGGCCGCGATGCCCGACCCGGGACCGGACGATCTGCCCTCGGGGGTCGGGCCGCTGGCCTTCGGCTCCTTCACCTTCGACCGGGACCACACCGCCCGCCGCTCGGTGCTGGTGGTGCCCGCCATGGTGCTCGGCAGTCGGGACGGCCGGCACTGGATGACCCGGATCGCGCCGGCCGACCGGCCGCTGCCGGAGCCGGCACTGCCGCCCCGGGCGCCGTCCCCGGTCGGTCCCGGGGAGGTGTCCTGGTCGGATGGGGCGATGTCCGGCCCGGAGTGGGAGGAGGCGGTGGCCACCGCCGTCCGCCGGATCGACGGCGGAGGCCTGCAGAAGGTCGTCCTGGCTCGGGACGTCGTCGCCACGACCGTGGACCGGATCGACCCGCGGTGGCTGGTCGAGCGGCTCGGGCCGAGGTATCCGCGGTGCTGGACCTTCTGGGTCGACGACATGGTCGGCGCCACCCCCGAGATGCTGGTCCGGGTCGACCAGGGGCTGGTCACCTCACGGGTGCTCGCCGGCACCATCTGGCGCGGGGCGATGGGTCCGAAGCGGCGAACCGTGGGCGAGACCGGCCACCGGGGGGTGGAGGACACCCTCTCGTCCAGGGCGATCGCCGAGGTGCTCTCCCAGTCGGAGAAGAACCTCGGCGAGCATGCGCTGGCGGTCGAGTCGGTGGCCCGGGCGCTGGCACCGTACTCGACCAGCATGAACGTGCCGGAGACCCCGTACGTCCTGGAGCTGCCCAACGTGATGCACCTGGCCACCGACGTCAACGCGGCGGTCCGGCCTGGCACCACCGCGCTGGCGCTGGCCGCGGCGCTGCACCCGAGCGCCGCGGTGTGCGGCACCCCGACCGACGCCGCCCGGGCCACCATCGCCGAGATCGAGGGCCTGGACCGGGGCCGCTACTCAGGGCCGGTCGGCTGGATCGACGCGCACGGCAACGGGGAATGGGCGATCGCGCTGCGCTGTGGCCGGCTGCTCCCGGACGGGCGCTCGATCGAGCTGTTCGCCGGCTGCGGGATCGTCGCCGACTCCGAGCCGGCCAACGAGCTGGCCGAGTCGAACGCGAAGCTCGTCCCGATGCGGGATGCCCTGGAGGAGCAGCGGGACTGA
- a CDS encoding geranylgeranyl reductase family protein gives MSDHDVVVVGAGPGGSTTAAYLAGLGLDVALLEKATFPRDKICGDGLTPRAVKELVRLGVDTSEEAGWVHNRGLRVYGGNGRPFTLDWPELADFPPYGMTRRRTELDELLARHAVSRGAHLVEGAHVTEPLLHGGRIVGVRTKDGRTFRAPVVVAADGNSSRLAVAMGIRRAERRPMGVAVRSYVTSPRHDGEYMESWLELWDGRPGESNLLPGYGWAFPMGDGSVNVGLGMLNTSPAFAKTDYRAMMRTWLENTPEEWGFRPENLQVPIKGMALPMAFNRKPHYKDGLLLVGDAGGMVNPFNGEGIDSAMQAGRIAAGVIVDAKSRGFGTASAERALTGYPLLMKDELGKYYRLGAVFARLIGNPTVMRIAVHYGLPRHTLMRLVHKLLAGLTDQRDGDAFDRVINTLVRIAPSV, from the coding sequence GTGTCCGATCACGACGTGGTGGTCGTCGGCGCCGGCCCCGGTGGCTCGACCACGGCCGCCTACCTGGCCGGCCTGGGACTTGATGTCGCACTGCTGGAGAAGGCCACCTTCCCCCGCGACAAGATCTGCGGTGACGGGCTGACCCCCCGGGCGGTCAAGGAGCTGGTCCGCCTCGGCGTCGACACCTCCGAGGAGGCCGGCTGGGTGCACAACCGTGGCCTGCGGGTCTACGGCGGCAACGGGCGCCCGTTCACCCTCGACTGGCCCGAGCTGGCCGACTTCCCGCCCTACGGCATGACCCGGCGGCGGACGGAACTCGACGAGCTGCTGGCTCGGCACGCAGTCTCCCGCGGTGCCCACCTGGTCGAGGGGGCACACGTCACCGAGCCGCTGCTGCACGGCGGGCGGATCGTCGGCGTCCGGACCAAGGACGGCCGCACCTTCCGGGCCCCGGTGGTGGTCGCCGCCGACGGTAACTCCTCCCGGCTGGCCGTGGCGATGGGCATCCGGCGCGCCGAGAGGCGGCCGATGGGGGTCGCCGTCCGGTCGTACGTCACCTCGCCGCGCCACGACGGGGAGTACATGGAGTCCTGGCTGGAGCTGTGGGACGGCCGGCCCGGGGAGTCCAATCTGCTGCCCGGCTACGGCTGGGCCTTCCCGATGGGGGACGGCTCCGTCAACGTCGGCCTCGGCATGCTGAACACCTCACCTGCCTTCGCGAAGACCGACTACCGGGCGATGATGCGGACCTGGCTGGAGAACACCCCCGAGGAGTGGGGCTTCCGGCCCGAGAATCTGCAGGTGCCGATCAAGGGCATGGCGCTGCCGATGGCGTTCAACCGCAAGCCCCACTACAAGGACGGGTTGTTGCTGGTCGGTGACGCCGGCGGCATGGTCAACCCGTTCAACGGCGAGGGCATCGACTCGGCGATGCAGGCCGGGCGGATTGCCGCGGGCGTCATCGTCGACGCGAAGTCCCGCGGCTTCGGCACCGCCTCGGCGGAGCGGGCGCTGACCGGCTACCCGCTGCTGATGAAGGACGAGCTGGGCAAGTACTACCGCCTCGGGGCGGTGTTCGCCCGGCTGATCGGCAACCCCACGGTGATGCGCATCGCCGTGCACTACGGACTGCCACGCCACACCCTGATGCGGCTGGTGCACAAATTGTTGGCCGGACTCACCGACCAGCGTGACGGAGACGCGTTCGATCGCGTGATCAACACCCTCGTGAGGATCGCCCCGTCTGTCTGA
- a CDS encoding NADH-quinone oxidoreductase subunit A: MNMYLPLILMLVMGAIMAAVALVSVIIGPSRYNRVKSDSYECGIEPTPQPIGGGRFPVKYYITAMLFIIFDIEVVFLYPWAVSLELPGLRSFALVQMLIFIGLVFLAYVYEWRRGGLEWD; encoded by the coding sequence ATGAACATGTACCTTCCGTTGATCCTGATGCTGGTGATGGGCGCCATCATGGCGGCCGTCGCCCTGGTGTCGGTGATCATCGGGCCGTCCCGGTACAACCGGGTGAAGTCCGACTCGTACGAATGTGGGATCGAGCCCACGCCCCAGCCGATCGGTGGCGGCCGGTTCCCGGTGAAGTACTACATCACCGCGATGCTGTTCATCATCTTCGACATCGAGGTCGTCTTCCTCTACCCGTGGGCGGTCTCCCTGGAGCTGCCCGGGCTGCGGTCCTTCGCGCTGGTCCAGATGCTGATCTTCATCGGCCTGGTCTTCCTGGCCTACGTCTACGAGTGGCGGCGCGGGGGTCTCGAGTGGGACTGA
- a CDS encoding NADH-quinone oxidoreductase subunit B family protein, with the protein MGVEDKIPQGILLTTAEQLFGWARKASFWPATFGLACCAIEMMSFGATPHDAGRWGQEVFRASPRQADLMIVAGRVSQKFAPVVRQIYDQMAEPKRVLSMGVCASSGGMFNNYALVQGVDHIVPVDVYVPGCPPRPEMLIDGIMKLRTIVQNAPIGADERDAAIAREARQLVASPLAEQKGLLR; encoded by the coding sequence ATGGGTGTCGAGGACAAGATCCCCCAGGGGATCCTGCTGACCACCGCCGAACAGCTGTTCGGCTGGGCGCGCAAGGCGTCCTTCTGGCCGGCCACCTTCGGCCTGGCCTGCTGCGCGATCGAGATGATGTCGTTCGGCGCCACCCCGCACGACGCGGGCCGCTGGGGGCAGGAGGTCTTCCGGGCCTCGCCGCGCCAGGCCGACCTGATGATCGTCGCGGGCCGGGTGAGCCAGAAGTTCGCTCCCGTGGTCCGCCAGATCTACGACCAGATGGCCGAGCCGAAGCGGGTGCTGTCGATGGGGGTGTGCGCCTCCTCCGGCGGCATGTTCAACAACTACGCGCTGGTCCAGGGCGTGGACCACATCGTCCCGGTCGACGTCTACGTCCCCGGCTGTCCGCCGCGCCCGGAGATGCTGATCGACGGCATCATGAAGCTGCGCACCATCGTGCAGAACGCGCCGATCGGCGCCGACGAGCGGGACGCGGCGATCGCCCGCGAGGCCCGCCAGCTGGTCGCCTCCCCCCTCGCCGAGCAGAAGGGCTTGCTGCGATGA
- a CDS encoding NADH-quinone oxidoreductase subunit C has product MSEPNIPAVTEGEQGAGQEREVLDVRQGMFHASTTADVSGYNDMTWFVELPQASRPPYGGWYDSAVDRLRAGTGDPDAAIRKVVVDRGELTLFVDREHIAEVARVLRDDPMLRFEWCSSVSGVHYPTDRGAELHAVYHLLSMTHNRLIRLEVSCPDADPHIPSVVATYPTADWHERETYDFFGIIFDGHPALTRIEMPDDWPGHPQRKDYPLGGIPIEFHGATNSPVHERRDYNS; this is encoded by the coding sequence ATGAGCGAACCGAACATCCCCGCCGTCACCGAGGGCGAGCAGGGCGCCGGCCAGGAGCGCGAGGTCCTGGACGTACGCCAGGGCATGTTCCACGCGTCGACCACCGCCGACGTCTCCGGCTACAACGACATGACCTGGTTCGTCGAGCTGCCGCAGGCGAGCCGGCCTCCGTACGGCGGCTGGTACGACAGTGCGGTCGACCGGCTCCGGGCCGGGACCGGTGACCCGGACGCGGCGATCCGCAAGGTCGTGGTGGACCGCGGCGAGCTCACCCTGTTCGTCGACCGGGAACACATCGCCGAGGTCGCCCGGGTGCTGCGGGACGACCCGATGCTGCGCTTCGAGTGGTGCTCCAGCGTGTCCGGGGTGCACTACCCGACCGACCGGGGTGCCGAACTGCACGCCGTCTACCACCTGCTCTCGATGACCCACAACCGCCTGATCCGCCTCGAGGTCAGCTGCCCCGACGCCGATCCGCACATCCCCTCGGTGGTCGCCACCTACCCGACGGCCGACTGGCACGAGCGGGAGACGTACGACTTCTTCGGGATCATCTTCGACGGCCACCCGGCGCTGACCCGGATCGAGATGCCGGACGACTGGCCCGGCCACCCCCAGCGCAAGGACTACCCGCTGGGTGGCATCCCGATCGAGTTCCACGGCGCGACGAACTCCCCGGTCCACGAGCGGAGGGACTACAACTCATGA
- a CDS encoding NADH-quinone oxidoreductase subunit D, which produces MSSTEFHDEEILDDTTAVGEDPYRQTGDPDVDATYYADGGDWEDIAEAQAERGDETIVVNMGPQHPSTHGVLRLILELDGETVTDCRVAVGYLHTGIEKSMEYRTWSQGVTLCTRMDYLTPFFQEVSYCLGVERLLGIEADVPEKATVMRVLLMEMNRIINHLVAIGTTGNEMGATTVMTVAFREREVIFDMIEMITGLRMNNGFIRPGGVANDLPAGAIPKLREMSDWLHGHLPEIGQLCDDNPIFRARLDNGIGFLDLSTCIALGTSGPPLRATGLDWDLRKKQPYCGYETYDFDVVTDDGCDAYSRYVVRRDEMFESLKIVDQAIDRLAKLDGQPWMVDDPKIAWPSRLTVGPDGQGNATEHIRHIMGESMESLIHHFKLVTEGFQVPPGQVYIPVESPKGELGAHVVSDGGTRPYRAHFRDPSFANLQSLPAMAKGAMLSDVSVAGASLDMVIGGVDR; this is translated from the coding sequence ATGAGCAGCACCGAATTCCACGACGAGGAGATCCTCGACGACACCACCGCGGTCGGCGAGGACCCCTACCGGCAGACCGGTGACCCGGACGTCGACGCGACCTATTACGCCGACGGTGGCGACTGGGAGGACATCGCCGAGGCCCAGGCCGAGCGCGGTGACGAGACCATCGTCGTCAACATGGGCCCCCAGCACCCGTCCACGCACGGCGTGCTGCGGCTGATCCTCGAGCTCGACGGGGAGACGGTGACCGACTGCCGGGTCGCGGTCGGCTACCTGCACACCGGCATCGAGAAGTCGATGGAGTACCGCACCTGGTCACAGGGCGTCACCCTGTGCACCCGGATGGACTACCTGACGCCGTTCTTCCAGGAGGTGTCGTACTGCCTGGGGGTGGAGCGGCTGCTCGGCATCGAGGCGGACGTGCCGGAGAAGGCCACCGTGATGCGGGTCCTGCTGATGGAGATGAACCGGATCATCAACCACCTCGTGGCGATCGGCACCACCGGCAACGAGATGGGCGCCACCACCGTGATGACCGTCGCGTTCCGGGAACGCGAGGTGATCTTCGACATGATCGAGATGATCACCGGCCTGCGGATGAACAACGGCTTCATCCGCCCCGGCGGGGTTGCCAACGACCTGCCGGCCGGAGCCATCCCGAAGCTGCGGGAGATGTCGGACTGGCTGCACGGCCACCTGCCCGAGATCGGCCAGCTGTGCGACGACAACCCGATCTTCCGGGCCCGGCTGGACAACGGCATCGGCTTCCTCGACCTGTCCACCTGCATCGCCCTGGGCACCTCCGGGCCGCCGCTGCGGGCCACCGGGCTGGACTGGGACCTGCGCAAGAAGCAGCCCTACTGCGGCTACGAGACGTACGACTTCGACGTCGTCACCGACGACGGCTGTGACGCGTACTCCCGGTACGTGGTCCGCCGCGACGAGATGTTCGAGTCGCTGAAGATCGTCGACCAGGCGATCGACCGGCTGGCGAAGCTGGACGGACAGCCCTGGATGGTCGACGACCCGAAGATCGCCTGGCCCTCCCGGCTCACCGTCGGCCCCGACGGCCAGGGCAATGCCACCGAGCACATCCGCCACATCATGGGTGAGTCGATGGAGTCGCTGATCCACCACTTCAAGCTGGTCACCGAGGGCTTCCAGGTCCCGCCCGGCCAGGTGTACATCCCGGTGGAGAGCCCCAAGGGGGAGCTCGGCGCGCACGTCGTCTCCGACGGTGGCACCCGCCCGTACCGAGCCCACTTCCGGGACCCCAGCTTCGCGAATCTGCAGTCCCTCCCGGCGATGGCGAAGGGCGCGATGCTCTCCGACGTCTCCGTCGCCGGGGCCAGCCTCGACATGGTGATCGGAGGAGTCGATCGATGA
- the nuoE gene encoding NADH-quinone oxidoreductase subunit NuoE translates to MSGFRSHFDHTGGVDFDAAGETLITAETVAEMEELASRYPQKRSALLPMLHLAQSVEGRITPAAIEICARVSGLSPAEVNGVATFYTMYKRKPMGKHHIGVCTTSLCAILGGDEIAAALHEHLGIGNDETTEDGAITLEHIECNAACDYAPVVMVNWEFFDTMTPRKAVELVEKLRHDEVVVSPRGATITSWREAERVLAGFPDGRADEGPAAGPQSLLGLKIAERNGWQAPDPADLPGAAPEEEGK, encoded by the coding sequence ATGAGCGGTTTCCGGAGCCACTTCGACCACACCGGGGGCGTCGACTTCGACGCCGCCGGGGAGACCCTGATCACGGCCGAGACCGTCGCGGAGATGGAGGAGCTCGCCTCCCGCTATCCGCAGAAGCGGTCCGCGCTGCTGCCGATGCTGCACCTGGCACAGAGTGTCGAGGGCCGGATCACCCCGGCCGCGATCGAGATCTGCGCCCGGGTCAGCGGCCTCAGCCCGGCCGAGGTGAACGGCGTGGCCACCTTCTACACGATGTACAAGCGCAAGCCGATGGGCAAGCACCACATCGGGGTGTGCACCACCTCGCTGTGCGCGATCCTCGGCGGTGACGAGATCGCCGCGGCGCTGCACGAGCACCTCGGCATCGGCAACGACGAGACCACCGAGGACGGCGCCATCACCCTGGAGCACATCGAGTGCAACGCGGCCTGCGACTACGCGCCGGTGGTGATGGTGAACTGGGAGTTCTTCGACACGATGACCCCGCGCAAGGCGGTCGAACTGGTCGAGAAGCTGCGCCACGACGAGGTGGTGGTCTCCCCGCGGGGCGCCACCATCACCTCCTGGCGAGAGGCCGAACGCGTCCTCGCCGGCTTCCCCGACGGCCGCGCCGACGAGGGCCCGGCTGCCGGGCCGCAGTCCCTGCTGGGCCTGAAGATCGCCGAGCGCAACGGCTGGCAGGCCCCCGACCCGGCCGACCTGCCGGGTGCGGCACCCGAGGAGGAGGGCAAGTGA
- the nuoF gene encoding NADH-quinone oxidoreductase subunit NuoF, giving the protein MTDMLTPVLSANWGDERAWKLTNYERRGGYGALRTALRQAPGDIAGQVKASGLRGRGGAGFPAGVKWSFLPKGNPNPVYLVVNCDESEPGTCKDIPLVMASPHTLLEGIIISSYAVGCHHAFVYIRGEVLHVIRRMQQAVREAYSAGYLGKGILGTDFDLEVTVHAGAGAYICGEETALLDSLEGRRGQPRLKPPFPAVAGLYASPTVINNVETIASVPSIIGNGVDWFTSMGSESSRGMTLYSLSGHVANPGQFEAPMGVTLRQLLDLAGGIRHGHQLKFWTPGGSSLGVLTDQHLDVPLDYDGPAKAGSGLGTKALQCFDETTSAVRACARYVEFYKHESCGKCTPCREGSWWLVQILARLEAGKGEEGDVEKLLDLSDNIAGRSFCALADGTATIVKSMIQHFRSEFEAGLHTPAWELFPYQKTTAWYRPGVAAESGATA; this is encoded by the coding sequence GTGACCGACATGCTGACCCCGGTCCTCAGCGCCAACTGGGGCGACGAGCGGGCCTGGAAGCTGACCAACTACGAGCGTCGCGGCGGCTACGGAGCGCTCCGCACCGCGCTCCGGCAGGCGCCCGGCGACATCGCCGGCCAGGTCAAGGCCTCCGGCCTGCGCGGCCGCGGCGGGGCCGGCTTCCCGGCCGGGGTGAAGTGGAGCTTCCTGCCCAAGGGCAACCCGAATCCGGTCTACCTCGTGGTCAACTGCGACGAGTCCGAGCCGGGCACCTGCAAGGACATCCCACTGGTGATGGCCTCCCCGCACACCCTGCTGGAGGGCATCATCATCAGCTCGTACGCGGTGGGCTGTCACCACGCGTTCGTCTACATCCGCGGTGAGGTGCTGCACGTCATCCGGCGGATGCAGCAGGCGGTCCGCGAGGCGTACTCCGCCGGCTATCTCGGCAAGGGCATCCTCGGCACCGACTTCGACCTCGAGGTCACCGTGCACGCCGGTGCCGGCGCCTACATCTGCGGCGAGGAGACCGCGCTGCTGGACTCCCTGGAGGGTCGCCGCGGGCAACCCCGGCTGAAGCCGCCGTTCCCGGCCGTCGCCGGCCTGTACGCCTCCCCGACGGTGATCAACAACGTGGAGACCATCGCTTCGGTGCCCTCGATCATCGGCAACGGCGTCGACTGGTTCACCTCGATGGGCTCGGAGAGCTCCCGGGGGATGACCCTCTACTCGCTGTCCGGCCACGTCGCGAATCCGGGCCAGTTCGAGGCCCCGATGGGCGTCACGCTGCGCCAGCTGCTCGACCTGGCCGGCGGGATCCGGCACGGCCACCAACTGAAGTTCTGGACCCCGGGCGGCTCCTCCCTCGGTGTCCTCACCGACCAGCACCTGGACGTGCCGCTGGACTACGACGGCCCGGCCAAGGCCGGCAGCGGCCTGGGCACCAAGGCCCTGCAGTGCTTCGACGAGACCACCTCCGCGGTCCGGGCCTGCGCCCGCTACGTCGAGTTCTACAAGCACGAGTCCTGCGGCAAGTGCACCCCGTGCCGGGAGGGCTCCTGGTGGCTGGTGCAGATCCTCGCCCGGCTCGAGGCCGGCAAGGGCGAGGAGGGTGACGTCGAGAAGCTGCTCGACCTGTCCGACAACATCGCCGGCCGGTCGTTCTGCGCACTGGCCGACGGCACCGCCACGATCGTGAAGTCGATGATCCAGCACTTCCGATCCGAGTTCGAGGCGGGTCTGCACACCCCCGCCTGGGAGTTGTTCCCGTACCAGAAGACGACCGCCTGGTACCGCCCGGGCGTCGCTGCCGAGAGCGGAGCCACCGCATGA